A part of Candidatus Hydrogenedentota bacterium genomic DNA contains:
- a CDS encoding D-alanine--D-alanine ligase: MNKVHVAVLMGGMSSEHEVSLVSGHNVAERLDRGAFDVTPVTILRDGRWSFSDGDPMDVFDAIRELKLRRVDCAFIALHGAYGEDGRIQGMLDMLGIPYTSSGCAGSGLAMDKLRSKAVAKQAGVPVAAHCTISAEQWRENPSVVIEQVQLELGFPCVIKSPCEGSSVGLAIPREPEAFAGSMNEVLKHGDIAMVEQYIRGTEVTCAVLDELPGRRPVALPVTEICPLASDFFDYHAKYTAGASEEITPARISPGLTQAVQEFAVTAHEAIGCAIWSRSDFIIGPDGPVWLEVNTTPGMTPTSLYPQAAAAAGISYSELAGRFVMAAIAWKRK, translated from the coding sequence ATGAACAAGGTGCATGTGGCCGTCTTGATGGGCGGCATGAGTTCCGAGCATGAAGTGTCGCTCGTTTCGGGACACAATGTCGCCGAACGGTTGGATCGCGGCGCATTCGACGTTACGCCCGTGACGATTTTGCGCGATGGCCGATGGTCGTTTTCAGACGGCGATCCCATGGATGTGTTCGACGCCATCCGCGAATTGAAACTTCGCCGCGTGGACTGCGCGTTTATCGCGTTGCACGGCGCCTACGGCGAGGATGGACGCATCCAGGGCATGCTGGACATGCTGGGCATTCCCTACACCAGTTCCGGGTGCGCGGGTAGCGGCCTCGCGATGGACAAGTTGCGCAGCAAGGCCGTGGCGAAACAAGCCGGTGTGCCCGTTGCCGCGCATTGTACGATTTCCGCCGAACAGTGGCGGGAAAACCCTTCGGTTGTGATTGAACAAGTTCAATTGGAATTAGGTTTTCCGTGCGTGATCAAAAGCCCGTGCGAGGGTTCGAGCGTCGGTTTGGCCATCCCGCGTGAGCCCGAAGCGTTTGCCGGAAGCATGAACGAAGTGCTAAAACATGGCGACATTGCCATGGTGGAGCAATATATCCGGGGAACGGAAGTCACCTGTGCCGTCTTGGACGAATTGCCCGGCCGGCGCCCTGTGGCATTGCCTGTCACAGAGATTTGCCCCTTGGCATCGGATTTCTTCGATTACCATGCCAAGTACACGGCGGGCGCTTCGGAAGAAATAACACCCGCGCGGATTTCGCCGGGTCTTACGCAGGCGGTGCAGGAATTTGCCGTCACGGCGCACGAGGCCATCGGCTGCGCCATTTGGAGCCGCAGCGATTTCATCATCGGTCCCGATGGGCCCGTCTGGCTCGAAGTGAACACGACGCCGGGCATGACTCCGACGTCGCTGTATCCGCAGGCCGCCG
- a CDS encoding nitroreductase family protein has protein sequence MMDAIEVLKTRRSIRAYTAEPIARNIIEDIVDCGRLAATARNEQPCEFVVVTDKDMRATLAGLAPNGLFIADAPVCIVVLARNGTYYLEDGSAATQNLLLAARAHGLGSCWVAGDKKPYAAQVLQLLNAPDGYKLVSMVTIGHSTAQPQPVKRGLREVLHWDRF, from the coding sequence ATGATGGATGCCATTGAAGTGCTGAAGACGCGCCGAAGTATTCGCGCATATACTGCGGAACCGATAGCGAGGAATATCATCGAGGATATCGTGGACTGTGGACGTCTGGCCGCCACGGCGCGCAACGAGCAGCCGTGCGAGTTCGTGGTGGTTACGGACAAGGACATGCGCGCCACGTTGGCCGGTCTGGCGCCGAACGGACTCTTTATCGCGGATGCCCCGGTATGCATCGTCGTGCTGGCGCGCAACGGCACGTATTATCTTGAAGACGGCAGTGCGGCCACGCAGAATCTCCTGCTCGCGGCGCGTGCCCACGGACTCGGTTCGTGTTGGGTGGCAGGCGACAAGAAACCGTATGCGGCCCAAGTCCTTCAACTGTTGAATGCTCCCGACGGATACAAACTGGTCAGCATGGTGACGATTGGCCATTCGACGGCGCAGCCGCAACCCGTGAAACGCGGTTTACGCGAGGTATTGCATTGGGATCGCTTCTGA
- a CDS encoding YfhO family protein: MTGLDMRRLSRLLSLIAVIGILIFFTVLACPLFTGSVYTEDDLSAFSLPLRHFYHRCLHEGDSPIWIPSMFCGFYLHGEGQAGLYHPLHYLLYRFLPLGPAFNLEMLASYFVLFSGTYLLLRRRTLPAHAALFGAMLFTFCGFNLTNYLHIMIPAVIAHVPWLLLGLDSLWRARTPRACAVPAVAIALLTASQLLVGFPQCVYHSLLIEGLYLLLLIHEDRSTFRSSVARIGILATAKVLALLCGAVQVLPQMEAARHSIRLAPSFEFIMAGSLHPANLLQIFSPYLFNRRGWTPDLAQLWDPPYFTALTPVLIIWAIMRYRRLDAMKRPLVAGAMIMAVAGLVLALGYYGYLYRLYAFIPWLNKFRNSSRHILLFHLGVSAVVAVAYADLARMAARGERGMRLAWLWLPAFLGVLIALTATAIHAQSNFPSVGAIARHLAPVSNAWFGALLFCIASAVVFLAARGCQYAIPALLLLAIADMALYGLRHRPAENLEAFIRRIEVPGDCGDYRIDPDFRPVWAYNGAPMRGCSVVSGYAALFPIDRLDYRGGQIAALRAAGCKWRKTRLGGPTELAEAHDCGIAWIEVPDPVSRARCVTKCVASDNPARDIESLDLASTVLADVPIFLPESDPGKAALIFDRPGKIGVEVEVPATQILAVTERYHPGWDAEIDGKPAEIVRVNGDFMGCVVGKGKHSVRFIFAPDDLRRGKALSTAGLCLTALFGAVLARAGKTVTI; the protein is encoded by the coding sequence ATGACCGGACTCGATATGCGGCGACTATCGCGGCTTCTCTCCCTGATCGCGGTTATCGGCATATTGATTTTCTTCACCGTGCTTGCCTGCCCCTTGTTCACGGGGAGCGTATATACGGAGGACGACCTTAGCGCGTTCAGCCTCCCGCTTCGCCATTTTTACCATCGCTGCCTGCACGAAGGCGACAGCCCGATTTGGATCCCTTCCATGTTCTGCGGCTTCTATCTCCATGGCGAGGGTCAGGCGGGCCTGTATCACCCCTTGCATTATCTGCTTTATCGCTTTCTTCCCTTGGGTCCGGCTTTCAACCTAGAGATGTTGGCGAGTTATTTTGTCCTTTTCTCAGGAACATACTTGCTGTTGCGCCGCCGAACCCTTCCCGCGCATGCGGCGCTGTTTGGAGCGATGCTCTTTACCTTCTGCGGTTTCAACCTTACCAATTACCTGCATATCATGATTCCGGCCGTCATCGCGCACGTTCCGTGGCTGTTGTTGGGCCTCGATTCGCTATGGCGCGCCCGCACGCCGCGCGCATGCGCCGTGCCTGCTGTGGCCATCGCGCTTCTAACGGCTTCGCAACTCCTGGTGGGTTTCCCGCAATGCGTCTACCATTCGCTTTTGATTGAGGGCTTGTATCTCCTGCTGCTGATCCACGAGGACCGTTCGACATTTCGTTCCTCGGTCGCACGCATCGGAATACTGGCCACGGCAAAGGTTCTGGCATTGTTGTGCGGGGCGGTGCAAGTACTTCCCCAGATGGAGGCCGCCCGACACTCCATCCGGCTGGCGCCGTCGTTTGAATTCATCATGGCCGGTTCGCTGCATCCCGCGAACCTCCTGCAAATTTTCAGTCCCTATTTGTTCAACCGGCGCGGCTGGACTCCCGACCTTGCTCAACTATGGGATCCGCCCTACTTCACCGCATTGACGCCGGTTCTGATCATTTGGGCGATCATGCGCTACCGTCGTCTCGATGCCATGAAGAGGCCACTCGTCGCGGGTGCGATGATCATGGCGGTTGCCGGTCTCGTGCTTGCGCTCGGATACTACGGCTACCTTTACCGCCTATATGCGTTCATTCCTTGGTTAAACAAGTTTCGCAATTCATCGCGCCATATCCTGCTGTTTCATCTGGGCGTGTCGGCGGTTGTCGCGGTCGCATACGCCGATCTGGCCCGCATGGCTGCGCGCGGGGAAAGGGGCATGCGGCTTGCATGGCTGTGGCTGCCCGCATTCCTGGGCGTTCTGATTGCCCTTACGGCCACGGCGATTCATGCGCAATCGAATTTTCCATCCGTTGGCGCAATTGCCCGACATCTCGCACCGGTTTCGAACGCATGGTTTGGCGCCCTCCTGTTTTGTATCGCCAGCGCAGTGGTTTTCCTCGCGGCGCGAGGCTGTCAGTACGCCATCCCGGCCCTTCTCCTGTTGGCCATCGCCGACATGGCCCTGTACGGTTTGCGTCATAGGCCCGCCGAAAATCTGGAAGCATTCATCCGGCGTATTGAAGTCCCCGGCGATTGCGGTGATTACCGCATCGATCCGGATTTCCGTCCTGTCTGGGCCTACAACGGCGCTCCCATGCGTGGTTGTTCCGTGGTTTCGGGATATGCTGCCCTTTTTCCCATCGATCGGCTCGATTATCGTGGCGGCCAAATTGCGGCGTTGCGTGCAGCCGGTTGCAAATGGCGTAAAACTCGTCTTGGAGGTCCAACAGAACTCGCAGAGGCCCATGATTGCGGAATAGCATGGATCGAAGTCCCTGATCCGGTATCACGCGCGCGTTGCGTAACGAAATGCGTCGCCAGCGACAACCCTGCACGCGATATCGAATCGCTTGATTTGGCTTCCACGGTTCTTGCCGACGTTCCGATTTTCCTGCCCGAATCCGATCCCGGCAAGGCGGCGTTGATTTTCGACAGACCCGGAAAAATCGGCGTTGAAGTGGAAGTTCCCGCCACGCAGATACTTGCGGTAACTGAACGTTATCATCCAGGATGGGATGCGGAAATAGATGGAAAACCTGCCGAAATTGTGCGTGTCAACGGCGATTTCATGGGATGTGTCGTTGGCAAGGGCAAGCACTCGGTTCGATTCATTTTCGCCCCGGACGACCTGCGGCGGGGAAAAGCACTTTCCACGGCGGGCCTATGTCTGACGGCGCTGTTTGGCGCTGTTCTTGCCAGGGCAGGAAAAACGGTTACGATTTGA
- a CDS encoding Tex-like N-terminal domain-containing protein yields MLEEKWVERIARELSLKTDAALAACRLLENGATPFFIAHYRKDATGGLDESMIEALAERCRQAVNLVNRRKAILNALEAEGALTDELRTRIEACDDKMRLEDIYLPYKTKRRTRATTAIEQGLGPLADFIMKQLPGIQTVDEFAEAFVRPDKSISSSEEALEGTRYILIERFSMDPDIRALILNFMLEHGTLTVRPAKNADGAKTRYESFFGLSEPLAKISPAKLLGILRGAKEGMLRVDIVIDEVRMFNILLNHGLTDPNSVFGAQIRLALIDAYARHLRPMMEKEALEFVRRRAEAEAIRTCRENARNALMGAPAGPVPVIGVAVAKSGCRLAAVGSDGAFIESLALPPLDKTEDAQAAEDTLRAFMDKHGIYVLAMSNAAGTRETAKRLNAILAKLRRKGAYLSVESSAAATAYASSQSVVEALPDVEPEVREAVFMARRFQDPLAVLAGMEPRHIGVGPLQYEVNQKQLREGLTKTIVSCVSQTGVDVNTAPLELLRYVSGLPANVAQNIIKKRTELGGFTSRAQLAEVEGMTPKIFEQCAGLLRIRNGVNPLDDTPIHPEAYGVVEQLAANLKMPVSAMIGQRRILAHADMAPLQTETIGPLAMEDIRTALMHPGDDPRGRFHIPHLYPFLSCVEDLKEDMELEGVVTKLVDFGVFVDIGALQDGLIHLSELSNRYVRDPRRLVKPGQIVRVKVIKVDKETPRISLSVKALLDKPKDQEAGRPEHARRGERPGASVGGGQSETGPALEEKRPARSSRRTDTRRISNDESESRKRQARRPRPEDGSDNRRGGDKRAERPERADRKPDRGPRRSSGDQKGATYGDTGGNVNTLLADQLAALRGKFKS; encoded by the coding sequence ATGCTGGAAGAGAAGTGGGTTGAACGAATTGCGAGGGAGTTGTCTTTGAAAACGGACGCAGCGCTGGCGGCGTGCCGGCTGCTTGAAAACGGGGCCACTCCGTTTTTTATCGCGCACTACCGCAAAGACGCAACCGGGGGACTGGATGAAAGCATGATCGAGGCTCTTGCCGAACGCTGCCGGCAAGCCGTCAACCTCGTCAATCGCCGCAAGGCCATTCTCAATGCGTTGGAGGCAGAAGGCGCGTTGACGGATGAGTTGCGGACGCGGATCGAGGCATGTGACGACAAGATGCGACTCGAGGATATTTACCTGCCTTACAAGACAAAACGTCGCACACGCGCCACAACCGCCATCGAGCAGGGGCTGGGGCCCCTCGCCGACTTTATCATGAAGCAACTCCCCGGCATTCAGACGGTGGACGAGTTCGCCGAGGCGTTCGTCAGGCCGGACAAGTCCATTAGTTCCTCCGAGGAAGCGCTCGAGGGAACGCGGTATATTCTCATCGAACGTTTTTCGATGGATCCGGACATCCGCGCGCTGATTCTTAACTTCATGCTGGAACACGGCACGCTTACCGTGCGTCCGGCCAAAAACGCCGATGGGGCCAAAACCCGCTACGAATCCTTTTTCGGTCTTTCGGAACCGCTGGCAAAGATTTCACCCGCGAAACTCTTGGGGATTTTGCGGGGCGCCAAGGAAGGCATGCTGCGCGTGGACATCGTGATTGACGAAGTCCGCATGTTCAACATCCTGCTCAATCATGGGCTGACGGATCCGAACTCGGTCTTCGGGGCGCAGATTCGGCTCGCGCTCATAGACGCCTATGCCCGTCATCTCCGCCCCATGATGGAAAAAGAAGCGTTGGAATTTGTCCGACGTCGCGCCGAGGCAGAAGCGATTCGTACGTGTCGAGAAAATGCCCGGAATGCCCTTATGGGCGCGCCGGCCGGTCCCGTGCCGGTCATCGGCGTGGCCGTGGCCAAATCGGGTTGCCGCCTGGCTGCTGTCGGATCGGATGGCGCTTTTATCGAATCATTGGCGTTGCCGCCCTTGGACAAAACGGAGGATGCACAGGCCGCCGAGGATACGCTTCGCGCCTTCATGGATAAACACGGTATTTACGTGCTGGCCATGAGCAATGCCGCCGGGACGCGTGAAACCGCCAAGCGTCTCAACGCCATTCTAGCCAAGCTGCGCAGGAAAGGCGCGTATCTCTCGGTGGAATCTTCCGCCGCGGCAACGGCGTATGCGTCCTCCCAGTCGGTTGTCGAGGCCCTGCCGGATGTTGAACCCGAAGTGCGCGAGGCGGTTTTCATGGCAAGGCGATTTCAGGATCCTCTTGCGGTGTTGGCGGGCATGGAACCACGCCATATCGGCGTCGGTCCGTTGCAATACGAGGTCAACCAGAAACAGTTGCGCGAGGGACTGACAAAAACGATCGTCTCCTGTGTTTCCCAGACCGGCGTGGATGTAAATACGGCCCCTTTGGAATTGTTGCGATATGTCAGCGGCCTGCCCGCAAACGTCGCCCAAAATATCATCAAGAAACGGACGGAACTGGGCGGGTTCACTTCCCGGGCGCAATTGGCCGAAGTCGAGGGTATGACTCCCAAAATCTTTGAACAATGCGCGGGGTTGCTTCGTATTCGCAATGGGGTAAATCCCCTGGACGACACCCCAATTCATCCGGAAGCCTATGGCGTCGTCGAACAACTGGCGGCAAATCTCAAGATGCCGGTTTCAGCAATGATCGGCCAACGGCGGATTCTTGCTCATGCCGACATGGCCCCCCTCCAGACCGAAACAATCGGGCCACTGGCCATGGAGGATATCCGCACCGCATTGATGCATCCGGGCGATGATCCACGCGGTCGGTTCCATATTCCGCATCTGTATCCGTTCCTGTCGTGTGTCGAGGATCTGAAGGAAGACATGGAACTCGAAGGCGTGGTGACCAAATTGGTTGATTTTGGCGTGTTTGTGGACATCGGCGCGTTGCAGGATGGACTTATCCACCTGTCCGAATTGTCCAACCGCTATGTGCGGGATCCCCGCCGCCTCGTCAAACCCGGTCAGATTGTCCGCGTCAAAGTCATCAAGGTGGACAAGGAAACGCCCCGGATTTCGTTGTCGGTCAAGGCTTTGCTGGACAAGCCGAAAGATCAGGAAGCGGGTCGTCCCGAACATGCACGGCGTGGCGAACGCCCTGGGGCGTCTGTTGGCGGCGGTCAGTCCGAAACGGGACCGGCCCTTGAGGAGAAACGACCCGCGCGATCATCCCGACGCACCGATACGCGCAGAATCTCCAACGATGAATCGGAAAGCCGGAAGCGTCAAGCCAGGCGACCGCGTCCCGAAGACGGTAGCGATAATCGTCGCGGCGGCGACAAACGCGCCGAACGTCCGGAACGCGCGGATCGCAAACCGGATCGCGGACCCCGGCGTTCTTCAGGAGATCAAAAAGGGGCGACCTACGGCGACACCGGCGGTAATGTCAACACGCTACTAGCCGATCAATTGGCCGCGCTGCGCGGGAAATTCAAATCGTAA
- a CDS encoding ComF family protein encodes MRPLNDWLLAVKNILTPIFCHQCGIRLLTEENLFFCPTCWEMSPRIEPPFCCICGKPHPTAAGFGLRGNFPCATCRSEPVPPYRRIYGAARYAEAVEKAIKLLKFHGRRNVAQYLGALMRDFAVRHMDVGRYDCIVPVPLYRVRERERGYNQTRLLAQEIAPVFPNARHDESLQRIRPTIPQSRLRSPEERRRNVAGAFAFRDRSTEGKSVLLIDDVVTTRDTVTECARVIREAGAENVDVFAAALALQRAADS; translated from the coding sequence ATGCGTCCTTTGAACGACTGGCTGTTGGCCGTAAAAAATATTTTGACGCCGATCTTTTGTCATCAGTGCGGCATCCGGTTGCTGACAGAGGAAAATCTGTTTTTTTGTCCGACATGTTGGGAAATGAGTCCACGAATCGAACCGCCGTTCTGTTGCATCTGCGGGAAGCCGCATCCGACGGCCGCGGGATTCGGCCTGCGTGGAAATTTTCCCTGCGCAACGTGCAGATCCGAACCTGTGCCCCCCTACCGGCGCATCTATGGCGCGGCCCGGTACGCGGAAGCCGTCGAGAAAGCGATCAAGTTGCTGAAGTTTCACGGCAGACGGAATGTTGCGCAATATCTGGGCGCATTGATGCGGGATTTTGCCGTCCGCCACATGGATGTGGGCCGGTATGACTGTATCGTGCCTGTTCCCTTGTACCGCGTGCGTGAACGGGAACGCGGCTACAACCAGACACGGCTTCTTGCACAGGAAATAGCCCCGGTATTTCCAAATGCCCGGCATGATGAATCGCTTCAACGAATCCGCCCCACGATTCCTCAGAGCCGCCTGCGATCCCCTGAAGAACGCCGACGCAACGTGGCGGGGGCCTTTGCGTTCAGGGACCGCTCGACGGAAGGAAAGTCGGTGTTGCTGATTGACGATGTCGTTACGACACGGGATACCGTCACGGAATGCGCCCGGGTGATCCGTGAAGCCGGGGCGGAAAACGTGGACGTTTTCGCCGCCGCGCTCGCGCTTCAGCGAGCGGCCGACTCCTGA
- a CDS encoding diguanylate cyclase has product MKERILILDDEVTVLDVLQQHLAEEQYECVVTTSPKKALEELRGQSFAVLLTDLKMPEMHGIEVVRIAKENDPDLAIIVITALVDVKHAIQALRIGAYDYVLKPFNLSEISLAVNRAIEKRNLVIENRRHQQDLEQNILAATADLKKANEELRATKEYLENLLHSTVDAIFTTNPAGVITFANEGAIRMLGHCREEFLDHPLAEFYTGGRDEAAYVQRLLRENAPLQNYETELKHKNDRLVPVNMSISFVKDTEGRIASILAICKDITRQKKLESELKEMSIKDSLTGLFNQRFFYDRLAAEIERARRQDHPLSLLLFDIDQFKTYNDCHGHLAGDTVLQTVGQVVMESTREHVDIGFRYGGDEFTVILPEADEAAAYNIAERIRSSFESRRFDTLTLSIGLMTYRQGYSLRTFIQFTDAMMYDAKRSGGNRIFVYRPENAASQEQT; this is encoded by the coding sequence TTGAAAGAGCGAATACTTATTCTCGATGATGAAGTGACCGTTCTTGATGTGCTGCAACAGCACCTTGCCGAAGAACAGTACGAATGTGTCGTAACCACCTCCCCTAAAAAAGCCCTTGAAGAACTGCGTGGACAGTCCTTCGCGGTGCTGCTGACCGATCTCAAGATGCCCGAAATGCATGGCATCGAGGTGGTGCGCATCGCCAAGGAAAACGATCCCGATTTGGCCATTATCGTGATTACGGCGCTGGTGGACGTCAAGCATGCCATTCAGGCTTTGCGAATCGGCGCCTATGACTATGTGCTCAAGCCGTTCAATCTGAGCGAGATTTCACTGGCCGTGAACCGCGCCATCGAAAAGCGCAATCTTGTCATCGAAAATCGCCGTCATCAGCAGGATCTTGAGCAAAACATTCTTGCGGCGACCGCCGATCTCAAGAAGGCCAATGAAGAACTGCGGGCCACCAAGGAGTATCTGGAAAACCTGCTGCATAGCACGGTGGACGCCATTTTCACCACCAATCCGGCGGGCGTCATCACGTTTGCCAATGAAGGCGCCATCCGCATGCTGGGCCATTGCCGCGAAGAATTTCTGGATCATCCTCTTGCCGAGTTTTATACGGGCGGTCGTGACGAGGCGGCTTATGTGCAACGACTTCTGCGCGAAAACGCCCCTTTGCAGAATTACGAGACCGAATTGAAGCACAAGAATGACCGATTGGTCCCGGTCAACATGTCCATCTCGTTCGTCAAGGATACCGAAGGGCGCATCGCCTCGATTCTGGCCATCTGCAAGGACATCACGCGCCAGAAAAAACTCGAAAGCGAACTCAAGGAAATGTCCATCAAGGACTCGCTGACCGGTCTTTTCAATCAGCGGTTCTTTTACGACCGGCTTGCAGCGGAAATCGAGCGTGCGCGCCGCCAGGACCATCCCTTGTCGTTGCTTCTATTCGACATTGACCAGTTCAAGACCTACAACGACTGCCACGGCCATCTCGCGGGCGACACGGTCCTTCAAACCGTCGGACAGGTTGTGATGGAGTCCACCCGCGAGCACGTGGATATCGGTTTTCGATACGGCGGGGACGAGTTTACCGTCATCCTCCCCGAAGCGGACGAAGCCGCGGCCTATAACATCGCGGAACGCATTCGTAGCAGTTTTGAATCCCGACGTTTCGACACCCTCACGCTGAGCATCGGTTTGATGACCTATCGTCAGGGCTATTCCCTGCGCACGTTCATCCAATTCACCGACGCCATGATGTACGATGCCAAGCGGTCCGGCGGCAACCGCATCTTCGTTTACCGGCCCGAAAACGCCGCATCCCAGGAGCAAACATGA
- a CDS encoding sugar phosphate isomerase/epimerase family protein, with product MKFGICSEIFKDWNDIGRTIAFVKETGYDGLEIAPFTLAQYVTDIPAQTRREIVAKAREHDLDILGIHWVLVGPEGIYLTHPDQAVRDRTAQYIADLAHFCGDIGGRVMVFGSPKQRSVMDGVTYDQAFDHAVEVFSKALPVCAERGVTICMEPLTHLETNFCTSAEETVRLIDRIAHPNFRLLLDTKAMTFEKEGRPATIRRFGKYLAHYHANDENMNGPGWGDVDFGPIFAALRDIGYKGYMSVEVFKFEPGPEAIAVKSLEYMKRFA from the coding sequence ATGAAGTTCGGTATTTGCAGCGAAATTTTCAAGGATTGGAACGACATCGGCCGCACCATCGCCTTTGTGAAGGAAACCGGTTACGACGGCCTCGAAATCGCCCCCTTCACGCTGGCGCAGTACGTGACCGACATACCGGCGCAAACCCGCAGGGAGATTGTCGCGAAAGCGCGCGAACACGACCTCGACATCCTGGGCATCCATTGGGTGCTCGTCGGGCCGGAAGGCATATACCTTACCCATCCCGACCAAGCCGTCCGCGACCGTACCGCGCAGTATATCGCCGATCTGGCCCATTTCTGCGGTGATATCGGCGGGCGGGTCATGGTTTTCGGATCGCCGAAACAGCGCAGCGTCATGGATGGCGTGACCTACGACCAAGCCTTCGACCATGCCGTCGAGGTCTTCAGCAAGGCCCTGCCGGTCTGCGCCGAACGCGGTGTCACTATCTGCATGGAGCCGTTGACGCATCTCGAAACGAACTTCTGCACCAGCGCCGAGGAAACGGTGCGCCTGATTGACCGTATCGCGCATCCGAACTTCCGTCTCCTGCTCGACACCAAGGCCATGACTTTCGAAAAAGAGGGGCGTCCCGCCACGATTCGCCGATTCGGCAAATACCTCGCCCATTACCACGCCAACGACGAAAACATGAACGGACCCGGCTGGGGCGATGTGGATTTCGGGCCTATTTTCGCGGCCCTCCGCGATATCGGATACAAGGGTTACATGTCCGTCGAGGTTTTCAAGTTTGAACCCGGCCCCGAAGCCATTGCCGTCAAAAGCCTCGAATACATGAAACGTTTCGCGTAA
- a CDS encoding peptide ABC transporter substrate-binding protein, producing MRNRFGYGIAILLCAALWASGCQRREISALRVGNGAEPQDLDPHVVSGVPEHRILSTLFEGLVDCDPGDLHIMPAVAESWTVSDDGRQYVFQLRHDALWSNGDPVVAEDFVYAWRRILTPALGAQYAQMLYCLKNARAYHEGTLDDFGKVGVHAIDSKTLEVTLENPTPYFLSMQIHFAWYPVHRGTIERFGAIASRNSKWTRPGNLVGNGAYRLNRWVPNNYIEVVKNERYWNAHKVRLPRIVYWPMDNAFTEERSFRTGALHLTENVPLLKVPAYRRDHPEQIHLDPYFGSYFYRINVTRPPLNDVRVRRALAMAIDRKAITTRVLTGGQRPAGTLTPPGVADYVCDAGIEFDPAGARRLLSEAGYPGGRGFPGVEILYNTSESHKIIAEAIQDMWKTNLNISAQLLNQDWKVYLASQRTLDYSVARASWIGDYADPNTFLECFRSDNGNNNTGWTSAAYDTLLDEAAQTPDPAARLDRLREAERILLDECPIIPIYYYTRVYLKSPEVKGWKSNILGYISFKDLYFEDAAQ from the coding sequence ATGCGCAATAGGTTTGGATATGGGATCGCGATCTTGTTGTGCGCGGCGCTTTGGGCGTCGGGCTGCCAACGCCGCGAGATTTCCGCGCTGCGTGTAGGAAACGGCGCGGAACCGCAGGATTTGGATCCGCATGTGGTCTCGGGGGTTCCCGAGCACCGAATTCTTTCGACGCTGTTCGAGGGGCTGGTGGATTGCGATCCGGGCGATCTGCACATCATGCCGGCGGTGGCGGAATCCTGGACCGTTTCAGACGACGGGCGGCAGTATGTCTTTCAACTGCGCCACGACGCGCTATGGTCCAATGGCGACCCGGTGGTGGCGGAGGATTTCGTTTATGCGTGGCGGCGCATTTTGACGCCGGCCCTTGGCGCGCAGTACGCCCAGATGTTGTATTGCCTGAAAAATGCGCGGGCCTATCACGAGGGAACATTGGACGATTTCGGGAAAGTCGGTGTTCACGCCATCGATTCGAAAACCCTGGAAGTCACGCTTGAAAACCCCACACCGTATTTTCTTTCAATGCAAATCCATTTTGCTTGGTATCCGGTGCATCGCGGAACGATCGAACGGTTCGGTGCGATCGCTTCACGAAATAGCAAATGGACGCGTCCCGGCAATCTCGTGGGCAACGGCGCGTATCGCCTGAACCGCTGGGTCCCGAACAATTACATCGAAGTCGTGAAGAACGAGCGGTATTGGAACGCGCACAAGGTGCGTTTGCCGCGCATCGTGTATTGGCCGATGGACAACGCATTTACCGAAGAGCGTAGTTTTCGCACCGGCGCATTGCATTTGACGGAAAACGTTCCCTTGTTGAAAGTGCCTGCTTACCGGCGCGACCATCCCGAGCAAATCCATCTGGATCCGTATTTCGGATCCTATTTTTATCGGATCAACGTGACGCGGCCGCCGCTGAATGACGTCCGGGTGCGTCGCGCGCTGGCCATGGCCATTGACCGAAAGGCGATTACCACGCGTGTGCTGACCGGCGGGCAGCGTCCCGCGGGCACGCTTACGCCGCCGGGTGTCGCGGACTATGTGTGTGATGCCGGCATCGAATTCGATCCTGCTGGGGCGCGACGGCTCCTGTCCGAGGCCGGGTATCCCGGCGGACGCGGATTTCCCGGGGTGGAAATCCTCTACAATACGAGCGAAAGCCACAAGATTATCGCGGAAGCCATCCAGGACATGTGGAAGACGAATCTGAATATTTCCGCACAGCTCTTGAATCAGGATTGGAAGGTCTATCTCGCGTCGCAGCGCACCCTGGATTATTCGGTCGCGCGGGCAAGTTGGATCGGCGATTATGCGGATCCAAACACGTTTCTGGAATGTTTTCGCAGCGACAACGGCAACAACAACACCGGTTGGACCTCGGCGGCGTACGATACGCTGCTGGACGAGGCGGCCCAGACGCCCGATCCGGCCGCGCGGTTGGATCGTCTGCGCGAGGCGGAGCGTATCCTGCTGGACGAGTGCCCGATCATTCCCATTTATTACTATACCCGCGTCTATTTGAAATCGCCCGAAGTCAAAGGTTGGAAAAGCAATATTCTGGGTTATATATCGTTCAAGGACTTGTATTTCGAGGATGCGGCGCAATGA